GGCGTAGCCGTTGCGGGTGTCGATCGCGGGCGCGGTCCAGACGCCGGCGCCGGCGTAGCCCTGCGCGTACGCGTCGTCCGGCACGACGTCCGCGCGCTTGAGCACCGCGCCCGTCGCCGCGTCGATGATCGCGACGCCGCCGCGGCCGGTCGGGTCGCCCTCGGCGGGGGAGTAGCCCGCCAGCACGAGCCCGTCGTAGACGACCGGCGTGGCGTTCGTGTAGTAGCCGGCGCCGCTGCGCAACGGCTCGCTGCGCCAGGCCACCGAGCCGTCGCGGCGGGACAGCGCGATCGCGTACGGCGAGCCGCTCTGGCTCACCAGCGCGACGACGTAGTCGCCGGCGAGCGCCGGGCTGCTGACGAACTCGCCGCCGAGGCCGGCCGTCGTCCCCTCGGCCAGCGGCACGTGCGTGCGCCAGAGCTGCGCGCCCGTCGCCGCGTCGAGCGCGATGACGTCGCCCGCCGCCGTGTTGAGGAAGACGCAGCCCGCGGCCACGATCGGCGTGCCGTTGAGGTCGGCGGTCCCGGTGCCGGGGGCGCCTGTCTGGAACGACCACGCCTTCGCCAGCGTCGGCGCCGACGCCTTGCCGATCCCGCCCGGCGACTGCTGGTGGCGGCTGTTCTGGAGGTCGCGCCCGAACGTCGGCCACTCGTCGGCGGCGACCTTCCCGACGCACTTCGGCGGCTTCGCGTTCGCGACGGGCGACAGCGGGACGAGCAGGGCGGCGGCGAGGGCCGCCAGCGGCAGCGTGCGGGAACGCGGAAGCAACGCGACTCCTAGGGAGGCGACGACGGGGCCGCGCCTCCTTCGCCACGTCCGCCCGGATTCCTGCCGGTTCGCGTGGCACTGCACGCTCAGGTGCCGGGCCCGTTGCGGGAAGAAGTTAGAGATGCCGCGTGGGGCAACGACCGTATGGCACCGTAAAAGTCAGCGCACGCGCTGAGTAGAACCCGGTAGATTCTCCCTTCCAGGGAAGTGTACGGTGACACTACCCCAACAACATGACGCCGGTAGCCACACCGGCGACGATGCCTGGTGGCGATGACGAGATGAGCGTGGACGCAGCCGACCTCGTCCGGCTCCTCGATGAACTCCGGCGTCGCTCTCAGCGTGAGGGTGACGACGAACGCATGTGCGCGTTGCGAGCCGAGGGGTTCCGGGGAGCCGGGTATGACGCCCTCCGGGACGAGCACTGGCTCTACGCGTATCCGATCCTGCTCAAGGCGATCCGCACGGGCTCGATCGTGGCAAGGTGCCGCGGTGTCGGGTCGCCCGTCTCGCTCTCACCGGACGACAGGCTCGCGCTGCACACCAACCGGGACGAGCGAGTCGCGCTCGCGGTCGACACGCTCATCGATGCGGAGCGGTACTTCCGAGCCGCCTCGTTGGGACGTGAGAAGTGGGACGGCTCTCGGGGGGACCGCTCTCAAGACGTTCTTCGTCGGCTGTTGCTTCATCAAGTTCCCTGACGCGTACCACAGGTGGTCGCGTCGCCGCTCCGACCGCCTCGTGTCGGAGTCCTACGGGATCGACGCGGATGTGTTCGCTGACTCACTCGTGGCGCGCACCGTCGACCCAGAGACCACGGCGGTACAGCGCGACCTCGTCGCGCGACTGTTCGAGGGTGCGCGGCCGACCGCTCGAGCGATCCTCACATTGATGGCGCAGGACCTTACGTATGCCGAGATTGCCCGACGTCTCGGATTGAGCGAGCGTGCGGTGGAGGGGCAGGTCTACCGCCTACGGCGGCAAGCGCGACTGCTCGATCGAACGCCCGTATCGCGGCGTCCGGTGCGGAGGGCGTCATGATGCGAGGCGTGGTTGGGGGCGCCACTGTCGGCACCGGTCTGGCCCTGAAGTTTGCGTCAGCCCCGGCCTGGATGGTCGTCCTGGCGATAGTCCTCGCCTTCGTGCTCGCATCGATCAACGCGGTGTTTCCGCAGGACAGCCATGACCGGCTGGACTGGTGGCGACACGTGCTGCGTCGTGACTCGGAAGGTACTGCCGGGCCACCGGGCGCCCGCGATACGGATAGGCGCGCCCGGCAGGGTTCGAACCTGCGACCCTCCGCTTAGAAGGCGGACGCTCTGTCCGGCTGAGCTACGGGCGCTCGTGCCCCGCCATTGTGCCGTGCGGGGCGGGCGGCGCCGGTGGTGCGCGGCGCCGCCCGCCGTACCGCTAGTAGGTGCAGCCGCTCGTCGGGAGCGTGTGCGGGTCGGGCACCGGGGCGCCCTTCCACAGCGCGTCGAGGAACGTCTGCGGGCAGCGCAGCACGCCGAAGCGGAGCTGGAAGTGCAGGTGCGGCCCGGTCGCGGAGCCGGTCGAGCCGCTGTAGCCGAGGAGCTGGCCGACGGAGACGGCGCCGTTGGCGGCGACGAGCGACGACGCGTGGCAGTACGTGTACGTGACGCCGTCCTGGCCGGCGAGGACGATGCCGTTGCCGCACCGGCTGTCGCTGACCCGGGTCGCCGAGCCGCTGGTGACCGCGTAGAACGGCGTGCCGGTGCCGACGGGCACGTCCGCGGCCGGGTAGTCGTGGTGCGGCTTGGTGAGCCACGACTCGTACTGGATGGACGTCTTCGGCAGCACGAACGCGTACGGCGCGGCGGCCGTCGTCGCGCCGGGGTCGCCGTTGCCGCGGTAGCGGACGTTGCCGTAGGCGTAGACCTGGCCGATGCTCGACATGGCCGCGTAGCCCTGGCCGTTCTCGGTGACGGCGACGCCGGCGATGGCGCCGGTGTACCCGCTCGGGTTGCCGAAGTAGCCGGCGTTGTACGCGTAGACCTGGCCCTGCGAGGAGATCGCGACGTAGCCCTGGCCGTTCGGCGTCACCGAGACGCCGGCGATGCTGCCGCTGTAGCCGGTCGGGTTGCCGCGGTACGGCACGTTGTACGCGTAGACCTGGCCGTGGTCGGAGATCGCGACGTAGCCCTGGCCGTCGGCGGTGACGGAGATGCCGACCATCCGGCCGGTGAAGCCGGTCGGGTTGCCGCGGTAGGCGACGGTGCCGTAGGCGTAGACCTGGCCGAACTCGGAGATCGCGACGTACCCCTGGCCGTCGGCGGTCACCGAGATGCCGGTGATGTTGCCGGTGAACCCGGCCGGGTTGCCGCGGTAGATGACCGTGCCGTAGGCGTAGACCTGGCCGGCGGAGGAGATCGTGGCGTAGCCGAGGCCGTCGCCGGTGAGCGAGATGCCGACGATCTTGCCGGTGAAGCCGACCGGGTTGCCGCGGTACTGCGCGGTGCCGTAGGCGTAGACCTCGCCGGCGTCGGAGACGAGGGCGTAGCCCTGGCCGTCGCGCGTGACGCTGACGCCGGTGAACGTACGGGTGTCGGCGTGCGCGGTCGTGAGACCGGGCGCGACGACCGTGGCGGCCGCCGCGACGGCCGCCGCGAGGCGTAGCCGGAACCTGCCGAACGTGCTTCCCACTGCGTTGCTCCTGTCCTGTCGTGTGCCGAGGGCATGGCGACGAAGGCCCTCCGCGCACGGGAGCGCGAGGGCCGGCTGACCAACGGGACGAGCCGCCGAAGTGGGCGGCGAGAAGCGCGGCAGTGTGGCCGCGGCACGTCCCCCCCCGGTCGCGGCGTCCGGCCGCGACCTCACCATTGATAGCAGCGGGTGCCAGAAATGTCACTACTCGTGACGGAAGTTCCGGCCGGGAAACGACGGCGGCCGCCGCCCCGCGAGGGGACGGCGGCCGCCGGAGTGCGGTGCGGGTTAGTACACGGCGTTCGCGCCGGCGATGTCGCCGCTCGCGATGGACCGCTTCAGGGTCTCGCCGCTGTAGCCGTACGCGTACATCGTCTCGAAGCGCGCGCCGGACGGGTGGTCGAGGCCGTAGGTGTGGCCGAACTCGTGCGTGCCGATGTTCTGGATGTCGTAGACGTTGCCGGCGGTCTCGTAGCAGCCGTCACCCTCGGCACCGAGGTTGGCCCACGTGAACGACGTGTTGAACAGCGTGTCGCTCTCGACGGTGCCGTCGGTCCAGCGCCAGGTGTAGGTCACGGCGAGCGTGGTGCCGCCGGTCTTGCCGAACATCGTCTCGTAGCTGTGGTTCGCGGTCGGCTTCAGCGACGACGTGGTGCTCGTGGCGACGCTGATGGCCGGGGCCGGCGTGCCCTGCGACCAGGCGCTGTACGCGCTCTGGATGGCGTTGACGGTCGCGCTGAGGTTGAGGTAGCTCGGCAGCGTCGTCGTGTTGAACGTCGACGTGGTCGGGCCCGCCACCTTCCAGCCGGTGAGCGCGTAGGTGCCGCTCGCCGCGCCGGCGTTGGTGCAGTTGGCGCCGCCCGAGGGGCCGGCGGCGTTCTTGTCGACCTTGATGGCGTGGACGTCGATCAGCGTCGCGTGGTTGCCGACGGCCTGAGCGGCGCCGCCGTTGACGGTGGCGCCGAGGACGAGCGCCAGCGCCGCGATGTGGCGTGCCTTCATGCAGTGCTCCGATTCGTAGGGGGTCGAGCGGGGTGCGACCACGGAAGGACAACGCGGCGAAGCCTTCTCCGCCGGAGGAACCAGGTCAAGACCCCGCAAACCAGGAGATTTCTCCGTGTCGCGCGGCGCGGCGGCAGAATCGCCCTCATGCCCGACGTGCTGCGGATCGGCAACTGCTCCGGCTTCTACGGCGACCGGCTCGCGGCGATGCGCGAGCAGCTCGACGGCGGCGACCTCGACGTCCTCACCGGTGACTACCTCGCCGAGCTGACGATGCTCATCCTCTGGCGCAGCCGGCTGAAGGACCCGGCGAAGGGGTACGCGACGACGTTCCTGCGCCAGCTCGAGGACTGCCTCGGCACCGCCGTCGACCGCGGGGTGCGGATCGTCGTCAACGCCGGCGGCCTCAACCCGGCCGGCTGCGCCGACGCGGTCCGCGCGCTCGCCGAGCGCCTCGGCGTCCGCGCCGCCGTCGCGCACGTCGAGGGCGACGACCTGATGCCCCGCCTCGCCGACCTCGCGCCGTACCTCACCCACCTCGACACCGGCGAGCCGCTCGCCAACGCCGCGAACCCGCCCGTCAGCGCCAACGCCTACCTCGGCGCGTGGCCGGTCGCCGAGGCGCTGCGCGGCGGCGCCGGCGTCGTCGTCACCGGCCGCGTCACCGACGCGGCGCTCGTCGCCGGCCCCGCGATCCACCGCTTCGGCTGGGGGCCCACCGACTACGACGCGCTGGCCGGCGCCGTCGTCGCCGGTCACGTGCTGGAGTGCGGCGCGCAGGCCACCGGCGGCAACTACGCGTTCTTCGGCGAGGTGCCGGGCATCGAGCACGTCGGCTTCCCGGTCGCGGAGGTCGCCGCAGACGGCTCCTGCG
The DNA window shown above is from Mycobacteriales bacterium and carries:
- a CDS encoding PQQ-binding-like beta-propeller repeat protein; translation: MLPRSRTLPLAALAAALLVPLSPVANAKPPKCVGKVAADEWPTFGRDLQNSRHQQSPGGIGKASAPTLAKAWSFQTGAPGTGTADLNGTPIVAAGCVFLNTAAGDVIALDAATGAQLWRTHVPLAEGTTAGLGGEFVSSPALAGDYVVALVSQSGSPYAIALSRRDGSVAWRSEPLRSGAGYYTNATPVVYDGLVLAGYSPAEGDPTGRGGVAIIDAATGAVLKRADVVPDDAYAQGYAGAGVWTAPAIDTRNGYAYVGTGNPYSKKIEHPYTDAIVKLDVRRDRATFGTYVGGMKGNVEQYDPAARELVDPVCEAAGDDPNLQLIVGDSAPCLQLDLDFGAPPNLFTAPDGRLLIGDLQKSGVYHVADATTMAKEWSAVVGVSCAVCNAAATAWDRNGALYGVSSPADNAFSLTNAGATRWLSPVADGTHYQSTTSAGGAVFTLSNTGELVAFDAATGVPLLRRPMALDLADPSQVPAALSSSGIAVASGTLYVAAGNAVIAYRPGAVL
- a CDS encoding matrixin family metalloprotease; the protein is MKARHIAALALVLGATVNGGAAQAVGNHATLIDVHAIKVDKNAAGPSGGANCTNAGAASGTYALTGWKVAGPTTSTFNTTTLPSYLNLSATVNAIQSAYSAWSQGTPAPAISVATSTTSSLKPTANHSYETMFGKTGGTTLAVTYTWRWTDGTVESDTLFNTSFTWANLGAEGDGCYETAGNVYDIQNIGTHEFGHTYGLDHPSGARFETMYAYGYSGETLKRSIASGDIAGANAVY
- a CDS encoding M23 family metallopeptidase, which codes for MGSTFGRFRLRLAAAVAAAATVVAPGLTTAHADTRTFTGVSVTRDGQGYALVSDAGEVYAYGTAQYRGNPVGFTGKIVGISLTGDGLGYATISSAGQVYAYGTVIYRGNPAGFTGNITGISVTADGQGYVAISEFGQVYAYGTVAYRGNPTGFTGRMVGISVTADGQGYVAISDHGQVYAYNVPYRGNPTGYSGSIAGVSVTPNGQGYVAISSQGQVYAYNAGYFGNPSGYTGAIAGVAVTENGQGYAAMSSIGQVYAYGNVRYRGNGDPGATTAAAPYAFVLPKTSIQYESWLTKPHHDYPAADVPVGTGTPFYAVTSGSATRVSDSRCGNGIVLAGQDGVTYTYCHASSLVAANGAVSVGQLLGYSGSTGSATGPHLHFQLRFGVLRCPQTFLDALWKGAPVPDPHTLPTSGCTY